One Nicotiana sylvestris chromosome 12, ASM39365v2, whole genome shotgun sequence genomic window carries:
- the LOC104231939 gene encoding protein trichome birefringence-like, which translates to MAETAKYAPINGGTLVTDLKTHFSIVKTKRSIACAYGFVFVFIVVTTFLAFTPNPNNSSSPWFTNIFSLSSSRVEDGTYRSHFSSIFSNLFPKSSQQVQNLVANNVPTISNTKFEQPHLNKEPSIGQKHTQNNESHDKVGVLEKPFNQSTVLDQKPYVNVTVPINSSVLSYKESSVVKNQTQSKDFDDKVGILKANQSTIQAANSPVNVNQTQCKKFDDKVGILKANQSTIEATKSPVNVNQTENSAPKYSYGDKNANGNGEKGIIEKEVKKNFTSSLVKKQRNETNLDVSVKKGDEDLVKSLLNCDFFDGNWVTDESYPLYKPGSCSLIDEQFSCFLNGRPDSGYLKMKWKPKACTFPRLNATHMLELLRGKRLAFVGDSLNRNMWESLICILRNSVKDQKKVYEEFGRHHFRTEASHSFIFEEYKCRVEFFVSPFLVQQWEVADKKGGKKETLRLDLIGESAEKYKNADIIVFNTGHWWTHEKTSLGKDYYQEGSHVHSQLNVLEAFRKALTTWGRWVDAHINPKKTIVLFRGYSASHFSGGQWNSGGACDSETEPIKNDTYLTPYPSKMTVLENAFKGMKTQVSYLNITRMSDYRKDGHPSIYRKPNLTDKERKSQWRYQDCSHWCLPGVPDAWNELLYAELLVRQHQKQHEKKS; encoded by the exons ATGGCAGAAACAGCAAAATATGCACCTATTAATGGTGGAACTCTGGTTACAGACTTAAAAACTCACTTCTCAATTGTCAAAACCAAAAGAAGTATTGCATGTGCATATGGTTTTGTGTTTGTTTTCATTGTTGTCACCACTTTCTTGGCTTTTACTCCTAATCCTAATAACTCTTCTTCTCCATGGTTTACTAACATTTTTTCATTAAGCAGTAGCAGAGTAGAAGATGGGACTTATAGATCTCACTTCTCTTCCATTTTCTCTAACCTTTTCCCTAAATCTTCACAGCAAGTTCAGAATCTTGTTGCAAATAATGTTCCAACAATTTCAAACACCAAATTTGAGCAACCCCATTTGAATAAAGAGCCATCAATTGGTCAAAAACATACTCAGAATAATGAGTCTCATGATAAAGTTGGAGTCTTGGAAAAGCCCTTTAACCAGAGTACAGTTTTGGACCAGAAGCCTTATGTAAATGTTACTGTCCCAATAAATTCTTCTGTGTTGAGTTATAAAGAATCATCAGTTGTGAAGAATCAGACTCAAAGTAAAGATTTTGATGATAAAGTTGGAATCTTGAAGGCAAATCAGAGCACAATTCAGGCTGCTAACTCTCCTGTGAATGTGAATCAGACACAATGTAAAAAATTTGATgataaagttggaattttgaagGCAAATCAGAGCACAATTGAGGCTACAAAGTCTCCGGTTAATGTGAATCAGACTGAAAATTCAGCACCAAAGTACTCTTATGGGGACAAAAATGCAAATGGGAATGGAGAAAAGGGAATTATAGAGAAGGAAGTGAAGAAAAATTTcacttcttctttggtgaagaAGCAGAGAAATGAGACAAATTTGGATGTGTCAGTGAAGAAAGGAGATGAAGATTTGGTTAAGTCTTTGTTGAATTGTGATTTCTTTGATGGGAATTGGGTTACAGATGAGTCTTATCCTTTGTACAAACCTGGTTCTTGTTCTCTTATTGATGAGCAATTCAGTTGTTTTCTTAATGGGAGGCCTGATAGTGGTTACTTAAAGATGAAATGGAAGCCCAAGGCCTGCACTTTTCCCAG ATTGAATGCCACTCATATGCTGGAATTATTAAGAGGAAAGAGGCTGGCGTTTGTTGGTGATTCTCTCAATAGGAACATGTGGGAATCCCTTATTTGCATTCTTAGAAACTCTGTCAAAGATCAGAAAAAGGTTTATGAAGAATTTGGAAGACACCATTTCAGGACAGAAGCTTCGCATTCGTTTATTTTTGAA GAGTATAAATGCAGAGTGGAGTTCTTTGTGTCTCCTTTCTTGGTTCAACAATGGGAAGTTGCAGATAAAAAAGGAGGGAAGAAGGAAACGCTTCGACTTGATTTGATTGGAGAGTCGGCTGAGAAGTATAAAAATGcagatatcatagtctttaacaCCGGCCACTGGTGGACTCATGAGAAGACTTCCTTAGG GAAAGACTATTATCAAGAAGGAAGTCATGTGCACAGCCAACTAAATGTTCTTGAGGCCTTTCGAAAAGCATTAACAACATGGGGAAGATGGGTCGACGCTCATATAAATCCCAAGAAGACAATTGTTCTCTTCAGAGGTTATTCTGCTTCTCATTTCAG TGGCGGGCAATGGAATTCTGGCGGGGCATGCGACAGTGAAACGGAGCCAATAAAGAACGACACATATTTGACCCCGTATCCATCCAAGATGACAGTATTAGAAAATGCCTTCAAAGGAATGAAAACTCAAGTTTCTTATCTCAATATCACAAGAATGTCGGACTATAGAAAAGACGGTCACCCATCGATATATAGGAAACCGAATTTGACAGACAAGGAGAGGAAATCGCAATGGAGATATCAAGATTGCAGCCATTGGTGCCTCCCTGGTGTACCTGATGCTTGGAATGAGCTGTTATATGCTGAACTTTTGGTAAGACAACACCAAAAACAACATGAGAAAAAGTCATAG
- the LOC138883450 gene encoding uncharacterized protein: MTIKLVVGKCTLNVVSAYAPQAGLDEEIKRRIWEGLDDIVRSIPPSKRLFIGGDFNGHIGSSAGGYTEVHGGFGFREQNGGGTSLLDFAKEFDLVIANSSFPKREEHLVTYQSLVAKTQIDYLLLMRCDRRWCEDCKFIPGETLETQHRLLVMDIGIMIRRKKRSVRGRPRIRWGTLTKDKAQELEERLSAMGAWRSSRDANTMWSTTVDYIRKTAREVLGISSGRTGGHK, from the coding sequence atgactattaaattggtggtgggtaagtgtactttaaatgtcgttagcgcgtacgcgccacaagcaggcttggatgaggagattaaaaggcgcatttgggaggggttggatgacatCGTTCGTAGTATTCCCCCTTCtaagaggttattcataggaggagatttcaatggtcatattgggtcgtctgcaggtggttatactgaggtgcatggcggctttggtttcaGGGAGCAAAATGGAGGGGGCActtcgctgttggactttgccaaggaaTTCGATCTAGTGATTGCAAACTCAAGTTTTCCGAAGcgggaggagcatttggttacttaccaaagtttggtggcaaagactcagattgactatctcctcctcatgagatgcgacagaaggtggTGCGAGGATTGCAAGTTTATCCCAGGAGAGACCCTTGAAACGCAACATAGGCTGttggtgatggacattggtattatgataaggaggaagaagaggtcagtacgaggccgcccaaggattaggtggggcaccttgactaaggataaagctcaggAGTTGGAAGAAAGGTTATcagcaatgggagcttggagaagtagtagggacgcaaacactatgtggtcgacgacggtgGACTATATAAGGAAgacggcgagagaggtgttagggatatcttcgggccgcaccggtggccacaaatga